The proteins below come from a single Gimesia alba genomic window:
- a CDS encoding phage portal protein — protein MFVYDDSFNGSKQKRMQQRIQEESGYGLPKSLYAGEYGASAPLPNDHSLCKILKQPNPTQSGASFRYERVLQLQLTGTSIVWNVPNKFGKTVQRYVIPTAIATPVPPSSELPEGGYKIQAASMRFYHETPCSTFTESGAFHQVAGKIIPLAQLQITRWPHPLYKADGQSPVSAGARWIDSANQIDAARWAQMNNGADPSIVVTCGKGMNPTKEELEAAAAMFEQKYGGTENTGKAIFTTGEQVVSLTATPREMAYNESFVQFRDAILALHGVPGIAAGISDGGSYAAFYASLKQFISLTVQPILDLLAEDDTERLAPQFGKSLTVEIEATHIDDPDILEKRLATDIRAQIIKVDELRAIRGLPPLGDRQGGGQLVSQEKLQEPSSNVPENNDSSPPALSEGKTILDSTKSNSRN, from the coding sequence GTGTTTGTCTACGACGATTCGTTCAATGGATCAAAACAAAAAAGAATGCAGCAGAGAATTCAGGAAGAATCTGGATACGGTCTACCGAAAAGTTTATATGCAGGTGAATATGGCGCTTCAGCACCTCTCCCCAATGATCATAGCTTATGCAAAATATTAAAACAGCCAAATCCTACTCAATCGGGGGCCTCGTTCCGTTATGAACGAGTTTTACAGTTGCAGCTGACTGGTACCAGTATTGTCTGGAACGTACCAAATAAATTTGGCAAAACTGTCCAGCGTTATGTGATTCCGACTGCGATTGCAACACCAGTTCCTCCGTCTAGTGAATTACCGGAAGGTGGATATAAAATACAAGCTGCGTCAATGAGATTCTATCATGAAACACCCTGTAGTACCTTTACAGAATCAGGAGCTTTTCATCAGGTTGCTGGTAAAATTATTCCACTAGCTCAATTACAAATTACTCGTTGGCCACACCCTCTCTATAAAGCTGATGGGCAGTCGCCCGTCAGCGCTGGCGCAAGATGGATTGATTCCGCAAATCAGATCGATGCCGCTCGCTGGGCACAGATGAATAATGGCGCTGATCCGTCGATTGTGGTGACTTGTGGGAAAGGCATGAACCCAACTAAAGAAGAGCTCGAAGCAGCGGCTGCCATGTTTGAACAGAAGTATGGAGGAACGGAAAATACAGGTAAGGCGATTTTTACAACGGGAGAGCAGGTAGTCTCGCTGACTGCAACTCCGAGAGAGATGGCTTACAATGAATCGTTCGTACAATTCAGAGATGCCATTCTGGCGTTGCATGGCGTGCCTGGAATCGCAGCCGGGATTTCCGATGGGGGAAGTTACGCCGCTTTTTATGCAAGTTTGAAGCAATTTATTTCACTCACAGTGCAACCAATTTTGGATTTGTTAGCGGAAGATGATACCGAACGCTTAGCGCCTCAGTTTGGTAAGAGTTTAACCGTGGAGATCGAAGCCACGCACATTGACGATCCAGATATACTTGAAAAACGCCTGGCAACAGATATACGGGCGCAGATTATTAAAGTCGATGAGTTGAGGGCCATTCGCGGCTTGCCTCCTCTGGGAGACAGACAAGGTGGCGGTCAATTAGTCAGTCAGGAAAAGCTACAGGAACCTTCATCCAACGTACCGGAAAATAACGACTCCAGCCCTCCTGCTTTGTCTGAGGGTAAAACGATTCTGGATTCGACAAAATCGAACTCACGGAATTAA